From Deltaproteobacteria bacterium:
GGGGGGGGGGGGGGGGGGGGGGGAGGAGGGGGGGGGGGGGGGGGGGGGGGGGGGACAGCCCTCCTGATCGTGCCCGACCCGGCGCTCGTCCGAGCGTTGTCGCGCATCGCGGAGGGCGTCGGGCTGACTGCGTTCGGGACCCTGTCCCACGAAGCGCCCGAGATGGCGGCGCTCGAAAAGCCCCGCGTCGTGCTGATCGACCTCGCTTTGCCCGGCGACGCGCTGGGGCTCTGTCGCGAGGTGAGGGCGACCGCGCCCGACACGCCGATCATCGCGATCACAGCGGACGCACTGCTCCCGCGCGGCGCGCGCGAAGCCGGCATCACGGACTTCGTGAGCAAGCCGGTCGACCGGGAGCTACTCGCCACGCGCATCGCCTTCCATCTCGAAGCGCCGCCATCGCCGCCGCGTGCGCCGAGCTACGAGATCGAGAGCCGGCTGCGCCGCATCGAGGCTTCGCAGGCGCTCGCGGGCATTGGCTACTGGGAGTGGGACGTCGACACCGACATGGTGCGCGTCAGCCCCGCTGCAGCGGCGGTGCTCGAGCTGCGCGACCCGCTTCCCGAGCGCCTCGAAGACATGATCGCGGAGTGCGTGCCCGCGCCCGATCGCCAGAAGTTCTTCCTCGGTCTGCGCGATGCAGTCGAGGGCCACCTCGCATCCGACGGGCTTCTCGCGAGCCTGCCGGGAGAGCGCAGCACACGCTTCTTGAAGCACTTCGTCTCGGTCACGGCGCGCGGCAACGCACCGCTCGTCACGATCACGGTGCGCGACGTCACGCAGGAGCGCCGCGCCGAGGAGAGCGCGCGCCGCATTGCCTTCTACGACGGCCTCACCGGGCTTCCGAACCGCCGCCTGTTCGAGAAGCGTCTCTCCGCCGCGATGCGCCGCTTCTCCGACAGCCCCGACGCCGTCGCACTCTTGTTCCTAGATCTCGACGGCTTCAAGCAGATCAACGACCGCCTCGGTCACGCCGCCGGTGATGAGTTGTTACGGGTGATCGGGCAGCGCCTGATCGAGTGCGTGCGCAGTAGCGACGAAGTGGCGCGCCCGCAGGCGAGCGCATCGCGCTTCGGCGGCGACGAGTTCGCCGTGCTGCTCACGGGGCTGCGCAGCGCGGACGACGCCGCCGACTGCGCGCGGCGCATCCACGAACGACTCAGCCAGCCGATCGACCTCGATGGCAACGAGGCGCGAGTCGGCGTGAGCGTCGGCATTGCGCTGCATCCGCGCGACGGCGCGACCACCGACGCGCTGCTCACCGCCGCCGATGCAGCGATGTACGGCGCGAAGTCCGATCGCAGCAGCATCTACTGCTTCTTCCGCGCGGACCTTCACGCCGCGACGACGCGCAGCAAGATCGTGCTCGAGCAGCTCAATACGGCCGACCAGCGCGGCGAGCTTTCGCTGGCGTTCCAGCCGAAGTTCGATCTCGCGACGGGTCACATCGCGGGCGCGGAAGTGCTCACGCGCTGGACCAACGCGCTGCTTGGGCAAGTGCATCCGATGGAGTTCATCCCCGTCGCGGAAGAGTCGGGAATCATCCACAAGCTCGGGCGCTGGGTGCTCGACAGCGCCTGCGAGGAAGCCGCGCGCTGGGCGCAGAGCCTGCTCGATCCGCCGTCGATCGCGGTGAACGTCTCGCGCGTGCAGCTCGTGCACGGCGACATCGAGCGCGTGGTGTACGACGCCCTGATGCGCAGCTCCCTCGATCCGCGCCGCCTCGAGCTCGAGATCACGGAGAGCCTGATGATCGAGGGCGAGAACGCGATCGCGCCGCTGCGCGACCTCGGCGCGATCGGACTCACGCTCTCACTCGACGACTTCGGGAGCGGCTACTCGACGCTGGCTTCGCTGGTCCGCTTCCCCGTCAACATCGTGAAGCTCGACCGCGCGCTGGTGAAGGACATCGACTCGAACCCCGACGCCGCGCGCGTGCTGCGCGCCCTGATCCGCATGGCGCACGAGCTCGGCAAACGCGTCGTCGCGGAGGGCGTGGACCGCCCCGGTGTGCTGAGCGTGCTGCGCGAGGTCGAGTGCGACGAAGCAAAGGGCTTCCTGCTCGCGAAGCTGATGACGCCGAGGAGTTCCGAGCGCTGCTGGAGGCGTGGCGCCCGGCTGACGCTTTCGCGAAGTGGCGCTGAGCGCGCGCGGAACTACTTCACCGGCGTGGCCTTGAGCTTGGCGCGGCCTTCTTCCACCACGACGCGGAAGCTCACCTTCGCGGCGCCGAACTTCGCGCGGATCGTTTCTTCCTGCTGGCGGAGCAGTGCGGAGAACTTGTCCCTGGTCAGGCCCGCTGCGCCTTGGCCGGTGCTGCTGCGCGCCTTCGCGTACTCGGTGAAGAGCGCGTCCTCACCGCTCTCCGCGCCGGTCGCGAGCTGAGCGCCAGCCGCCGCCTTGCCGGGCTTCTTGTGTTGCTTCTCCGCGCGCTCGCGCTCGTGGAGGTCGGCCTTGAACAGGTGCCGCTCGTACGTGCCCTCTTCGATCTTGCGGCACGTCTCGTCCCAGAGGCGCTTATGCGTGAAGTAGCGGGCGCGCAGGTTGTTGAAGAGAAAGCGCAGCGCGGTGTTGCGGATCGGCGCGTTGGCATAATAAGCGACGATCTTGTTGACCTCGCCGCGCAGAAGGCTCGGCTCGCGCTTGCGCGCGCCGAGGAAGTACTGCTCGTACTCCATGCGCAGCGTCTTCAGCTTCACGTCGAGCTGATGAAGGTCGGTTTCGGTGTCGGCGCCGAGCTCGGCCATCCCGGATGAATCGGCCTCGCTGCGCGGGGGCTTGATGCGCCGCCCGTTGCGCGCGGTCTGCCGGTGAACCGAGACTCGGGCGATGCTCGCGCTCGAACCCGACGTGCTGCTGGATCCCGAGGCCGCCGCCCCGAGCGGCGGCGTGCTGCTCGTCGAGAACGGGCGCATCGCCGCGCGGCTCGCGGCGGGTGTGCGGACGCCGGAGTCGGCGCGCCGCGTCGCGCTCCCCGGCCTCGCGCTCGCCCCGGGGTTTCTCGACGTGCACTACCACGGTGCGCTCATCTTCACGCTGCCACGCGCAGCACGCGCCGCGCTCGAAGCCGCGGGCCGCGAGCTCCTGGCGACCGGCGTCACCGGCTTTCTCGCAACGACGGTCACTTGGCCCGCGCGCGAGCTGAGCGCGTACGTCGAGGCGTGGGCGGCCGCGGCAGCGCAGCTCGCGAACGCAGCGGAAGCGGCCTCGGTGCTCGGGCTCCACCTCGAAGGTCCGTGGATTCGCCCCGAGGCAGCGGGCGCGCAGCCGCGTTCGGGCATCCGCCCCTATCGCGCCGAGGATGCCGCGCTGTTCGACCGCGCCGCGGGCCTCGTACCCCTCGTCACGCTGGCACCTGAAGCCGAGGGCGCGGACCTCCTCCTCGCCGAGCTCGCGCGGCGCGGCATCGCGGCGTCGCTCGGCCACACGCTGGCGAGCGCCGAGCAGTGCGAGCGCGCGATCGCACAGGGCGCGCGCCACGCGACCCACCTGTTCAACGCGATGGGCGCGTTCCACCAGCGCGCGCCCGGCCTGATCGGCACCGCGCTCGCGAGCGACGCGCTCAGCTGCGACCTCATTTGCGACGGCGTGCACGTGCACCCGAGCGCCGTGCGAGCGGCGGCACGCGCAAAGCGGGATCGGCTCGCGCTGATCACGGACAATGTGGCCGTGCCGGCCGCAGATCAGAATGCGAACGCGCTTGCGTCATTCGATGCGGGCGCCGTTCACGACGACGGCGTCGCGCTGCGCCTCGCCGACGGCACGCTCGCGGGCTCGCGCCTCAGCCTCGACCGCGCCGT
This genomic window contains:
- the nagA gene encoding N-acetylglucosamine-6-phosphate deacetylase yields the protein MLALEPDVLLDPEAAAPSGGVLLVENGRIAARLAAGVRTPESARRVALPGLALAPGFLDVHYHGALIFTLPRAARAALEAAGRELLATGVTGFLATTVTWPARELSAYVEAWAAAAAQLANAAEAASVLGLHLEGPWIRPEAAGAQPRSGIRPYRAEDAALFDRAAGLVPLVTLAPEAEGADLLLAELARRGIAASLGHTLASAEQCERAIAQGARHATHLFNAMGAFHQRAPGLIGTALASDALSCDLICDGVHVHPSAVRAAARAKRDRLALITDNVAVPAADQNANALASFDAGAVHDDGVALRLADGTLAGSRLSLDRAVANAEAFGAMSRLEAVRAATLAPARLLGIERERGTLREGARADFALLDASGAIAETWLAGRCVYRRGDDR
- a CDS encoding EAL domain-containing protein, whose product is MSRIAEGVGLTAFGTLSHEAPEMAALEKPRVVLIDLALPGDALGLCREVRATAPDTPIIAITADALLPRGAREAGITDFVSKPVDRELLATRIAFHLEAPPSPPRAPSYEIESRLRRIEASQALAGIGYWEWDVDTDMVRVSPAAAAVLELRDPLPERLEDMIAECVPAPDRQKFFLGLRDAVEGHLASDGLLASLPGERSTRFLKHFVSVTARGNAPLVTITVRDVTQERRAEESARRIAFYDGLTGLPNRRLFEKRLSAAMRRFSDSPDAVALLFLDLDGFKQINDRLGHAAGDELLRVIGQRLIECVRSSDEVARPQASASRFGGDEFAVLLTGLRSADDAADCARRIHERLSQPIDLDGNEARVGVSVGIALHPRDGATTDALLTAADAAMYGAKSDRSSIYCFFRADLHAATTRSKIVLEQLNTADQRGELSLAFQPKFDLATGHIAGAEVLTRWTNALLGQVHPMEFIPVAEESGIIHKLGRWVLDSACEEAARWAQSLLDPPSIAVNVSRVQLVHGDIERVVYDALMRSSLDPRRLELEITESLMIEGENAIAPLRDLGAIGLTLSLDDFGSGYSTLASLVRFPVNIVKLDRALVKDIDSNPDAARVLRALIRMAHELGKRVVAEGVDRPGVLSVLREVECDEAKGFLLAKLMTPRSSERCWRRGARLTLSRSGAERARNYFTGVALSLARPSSTTTRKLTFAAPNFARIVSSCWRSSAENLSLVRPAAPWPVLLRAFAYSVKSASSPLSAPVAS